The genomic DNA TAAAGTCCTCTTTTCATTATTTCAACTTTAATCATTTCAAAAATTTCACTTAACCTTGAATTAATGATAACAGCTAATTCTTTTCTACTTTTCTCTTGAGGAGGTCTAGTTCCAAGATTAGGAATAATAACACTCTCCATCTGGCTCTCAAGTACAGAAATATGAGCAACTCCTGCTGTTATTTTAATATTCTCAGCAACATCCTCAGGAACTTTCCAAACCTGTGCAATATCAAGAGTTACTCTATTTGCACCAATAGGAACTACACCCGTATAATAAGGAGAGCCATCAATATAAAGAATTATGTCTGTTGTCCCCTTTCCCATATCAATAAATAAAACTCCCATTTCTCTTTCTTCCTTAGATAAAGTAGCATATGACGATGCCAAACTCCCAAGAACAATCTCATCAACAGAAAATCCAGCACGATTTACACATCTAACTAAATTCTGACTTGAAGAGCTAGACCCCGTAATAATATGCACCTCGCCCTCAAGACGAATTCCCATCATATCTATTGGGTTCTTTATATGAGGAATTCCATCCACAATAAATTCCTGAGGAACTACATGTAAAATCTCTCTATCCATAGGAATTACAATTGCCTTAGCCGCCTCAATAACACGCTCAACATCCTCCTCGTCAATCTCCCTAGTTTTTGAATTTATTGCAACAACTCCACGAGAATTAGTGCCTTCAATACTACTACCTGACATAGAAACAGAAAGAGTAGAAATATCACAACCAGAAATAAGTTCAGCAGCTTCAATAGAATTAGAAATTGAATCAAGAGCTGCCTCAATATTTATAAGAACTCCCTTCCTAACACCCCTTGATACACTAGTGCCTATTCCAACTATTTCCAATTGGTTGTTCAAATTTATCTCAGCAACAACAGTGCAAATCTTTGA from Borrelia turcica IST7 includes the following:
- the ftsA gene encoding cell division protein FtsA, encoding MSRNLIVGLDVGTSKICTVVAEINLNNQLEIVGIGTSVSRGVRKGVLINIEAALDSISNSIEAAELISGCDISTLSVSMSGSSIEGTNSRGVVAINSKTREIDEEDVERVIEAAKAIVIPMDREILHVVPQEFIVDGIPHIKNPIDMMGIRLEGEVHIITGSSSSSQNLVRCVNRAGFSVDEIVLGSLASSYATLSKEEREMGVLFIDMGKGTTDIILYIDGSPYYTGVVPIGANRVTLDIAQVWKVPEDVAENIKITAGVAHISVLESQMESVIIPNLGTRPPQEKSRKELAVIINSRLSEIFEMIKVEIMKRGLYNKINGGIVLTGGGALFPGISNLMEEVFKYPSRIGFPMNINGVGEEYIDPKFASALGLVLYKHEQQKFNKLKKGNNKSKKQNKISSKLKGWFLKEWF